GATACGGTCTACGGAATTGGACTGCTTATTATTGGTTTATCCATTCCAATTTTCGGGTTGATTGTCTTAGGAGATGGTAGTTTCATTGGTGGGTTTGAGACGATTCAACAAAACACACCTGAGAAACTCAATTCATTCGGTGCTGTTGATTCAGAAATGGTCCCTTGGCCAACGCTCTTTTTAGGCTTATTCTTTAATAACTTATTTTTCTGGTGTACCAATCAAATGATTGTACAAAAAGTATTAGCCGGTAAAAATTTAAAAGAAGGTCAAAAAGGCGCACTTTATGTTGGTTTCTTTAAAATCTTTGGCGCTTTATTCTTAGTATTTCCAGGAATTATTGCATTCAACATGTTTGGCGATGGAGTCAATCCATCCGATAATGCGTACCCTATGCTTGTCACCGCTGTGCTACCAGAATGGGCATTCGGTATCTTTGCAGCAATCATTTTCGGTGCGATTCTCAGCTCATTTGTGGGTGCATTAAATGCCACAACAACTCTTTTAACATTGGATTTCTATAAGCCATTAAAAAAGAATGTGACAGACAAACAAGTTGCGCGTGCTGGTAAAACTTTTATTATAACCATTGGATTATTGTCAGCTATTATTGCACCATTAATCTCTTTTGCGCAAGCGGGACTCTTCCACATCGTACAACAATTTAACGGTGCGTACAGTATGCCATTGTTAGCGATCATTATTTTAGGATTCTATTCTAGATATGCGACGCCATTTGCAGCAAAAGTTACCTTTGTCTTTCATTTAGTTGTCTATACTTCTACACAGCTATTTACCGACATTCACTATCTGTATGTGTTTAGTGTCATATTCTTTGTCGACTTACTAC
The sequence above is a segment of the Alkalicoccobacillus plakortidis genome. Coding sequences within it:
- a CDS encoding solute:sodium symporter family transporter; the encoded protein is MGLLSIISFAVIVIVIWLFAYKRSRGVNMDSSEGLFLGGRSLTGITIAGSVIMTNLSTEQIVGQNGQSYETGMEVMGWEVTSAIAIVALALIFLPKYLKYGVDTVTDFIEIRFDTTTKRIASLLFIFTYVVSFLPVVLYSGSLVFNQIFSVDELLNVSPLIAISLISGVIGIIGLLYLLIGGLRLSAFSDTVYGIGLLIIGLSIPIFGLIVLGDGSFIGGFETIQQNTPEKLNSFGAVDSEMVPWPTLFLGLFFNNLFFWCTNQMIVQKVLAGKNLKEGQKGALYVGFFKIFGALFLVFPGIIAFNMFGDGVNPSDNAYPMLVTAVLPEWAFGIFAAIIFGAILSSFVGALNATTTLLTLDFYKPLKKNVTDKQVARAGKTFIITIGLLSAIIAPLISFAQAGLFHIVQQFNGAYSMPLLAIIILGFYSRYATPFAAKVTFVFHLVVYTSTQLFTDIHYLYVFSVIFFVDLLLIWGISRLQKSSKPFEFPKTEVKVDMTPWKHSKWVSALIIIVVILTYCLFSPWGIAATN